A genomic segment from Paenibacillus sp. FSL K6-1096 encodes:
- a CDS encoding ABC transporter ATP-binding protein: MITFKDIQIKFGDFHAIKNLNLNIQEGEFFTFLGPSGCGKTTILRSLVGFIEPTEGQILVNGKDVTNVSIEKRGIGMVFQSYALFPTLNVYENIEFGLKVKKIPKDEIDRQVREIAAKVDLNDEQLAKKVSELSGGQQQRVAIARALVLKPSILALDEPLSNLDAKLRVQLRNELKELQKKFGITTIYVTHDQEEALTLSDRIAVFHKGTVEQVGTPREIYNQSATEFVCNFIGDINWVDPSIIAGSELKHKLDPGKKSYIRNEKVNLSPEAQRPGTVQLKGRIIDQEFYGLYTKHTIEMAGGGLLKTVETESGAVQPGVGEEIDVYINPADILQY, encoded by the coding sequence ATGATCACATTCAAGGATATCCAGATTAAATTCGGTGATTTCCATGCTATCAAGAATCTGAACCTGAATATTCAGGAGGGTGAGTTCTTCACCTTCCTGGGTCCTTCGGGCTGCGGCAAGACCACCATCCTGCGCAGTCTGGTCGGCTTCATTGAGCCTACGGAGGGGCAGATACTGGTGAACGGCAAGGATGTAACGAATGTCTCGATCGAGAAGCGGGGAATCGGCATGGTGTTTCAGAGCTATGCCCTGTTTCCGACGCTGAACGTGTATGAGAATATCGAGTTTGGCCTGAAGGTTAAAAAAATACCCAAGGACGAAATCGACCGGCAGGTGAGAGAGATTGCCGCCAAGGTGGATCTGAATGATGAACAGCTGGCCAAGAAGGTATCCGAGCTGTCGGGAGGACAGCAGCAGCGTGTAGCGATTGCCAGAGCGCTTGTCCTCAAGCCAAGCATCCTTGCGCTGGATGAGCCGCTCTCCAATCTGGACGCCAAGCTGCGGGTCCAGCTCCGCAATGAGCTGAAGGAGCTGCAGAAGAAATTCGGCATTACCACGATTTATGTGACGCATGACCAGGAAGAAGCGCTGACGCTGTCCGACCGCATTGCCGTATTCCATAAAGGCACTGTCGAGCAGGTGGGTACGCCGAGGGAAATTTACAATCAATCCGCAACCGAATTCGTATGCAATTTCATCGGGGATATCAACTGGGTAGACCCGTCCATTATTGCGGGCAGCGAGTTGAAGCACAAGCTCGATCCGGGCAAGAAATCGTATATCCGCAATGAGAAGGTGAACCTGTCGCCTGAGGCCCAGAGACCGGGCACTGTGCAGCTTAAGGGCCGGATCATAGATCAGGAATTCTACGGCCTCTATACGAAGCATACGATCGAGATGGCCGGAGGCGGGCTGTTAAAGACAGTGGAAACCGAAAGCGGTGCGGTGCAGCCCGGGGTGGGGGAAGAAATCGATGTGTACATCAACCCTGCAGATATTCTTCAGTACTAG
- a CDS encoding MgtC/SapB family protein, translating to MEWLNNELYMKLCLAALLGFVIGLEREIRRKPLGLKTSSVIAIISCLLTIVSMETAYHSGKSTHGIVIQMDPLRLAAQIVSGIGFLGAGVILRRGNDHISGLTTAAMIWGAAGIGIAVGAGFYKEAIAVVGLLIVSVELIPFLLGRPMKHLGSEHLILITIDNPAGLKQIIDNIKGNKIRILHSRIKDIKKDAVHLLELRTKVSSSQSITDLYHRISDMDGVVSIEISN from the coding sequence ATGGAATGGTTGAACAATGAACTGTATATGAAGCTCTGCCTCGCTGCACTGCTCGGTTTTGTGATCGGGCTGGAACGCGAAATCAGGAGAAAACCGCTGGGCCTGAAGACCAGCTCGGTGATCGCGATCATCAGCTGCCTGCTGACCATCGTCTCCATGGAAACCGCATATCATTCAGGCAAAAGCACGCATGGTATTGTGATTCAAATGGATCCGCTGCGGCTGGCTGCGCAGATCGTCTCCGGCATCGGCTTCCTCGGAGCCGGCGTGATTCTGAGACGGGGCAATGACCACATCTCCGGTCTGACGACAGCGGCCATGATCTGGGGGGCGGCCGGAATCGGCATTGCCGTCGGTGCAGGCTTCTATAAAGAAGCCATTGCGGTAGTCGGGCTGCTGATCGTCAGCGTTGAGCTGATTCCCTTCCTGCTTGGCAGGCCGATGAAGCATCTGGGGAGTGAGCATCTCATTCTGATCACCATTGACAATCCGGCCGGACTGAAGCAGATTATCGACAATATCAAGGGCAATAAGATCCGCATCCTGCATTCAAGAATCAAAGACATCAAGAAGGATGCGGTCCATTTGCTGGAGCTGCGGACCAAAGTAAGCTCCAGCCAGTCGATTACCGACTTGTATCATAGAATCTCTGATATGGATGGGGTCGTATCGATTGAAATTTCAAACTAG
- a CDS encoding glycosyl hydrolase family 65 protein: MSWTIQSNQSEHTALLQEESLYFTGNGYLGVRGNLEEYEASAAAAGSIRGTYLNAFHDITDIAYGEKLNAFPETQQKLVNIMDAQTVLIDLGEGDAKERFSFREGEIVEYRRTLHMDKGYSERYIHWRSPQGKELKLIFKRLVSFKRKELFIQEISLEPVNFKGNVTVTSLLRGDVTNFTDPDDPRVGSGHAKLLRVTAAETDGETAGMEAETLRSGLKAACVSNCRVNLEHRSEMSRTDEDVMTVIRFSLLEKAVITKLSVFTDTLRHGEAPLQTAYEISRGLSGLSFQEAAREQCEYLEDFWQHADIQIGGDQALQEGIRFNLFHLLQSAGRDRYSNIAAKGLSGEGYEGHYFWDTEIYMLPVFLMTHPEIARSLLLYRYSLLDSARMRAREMGHAQGALFPWRTISGGECSSYFPAGTAQYHISADIAYSFVQYYMVTGDSEFIERYGAELLAETARLWIDVGHYQDGKFKIDAVTGPDEYTAIVNNNYYTNVMAKHNLKWAARVTAEMKERSPEALKGLTAKLGITEEETGEWRTAAERMYLPYDPELGISPQDDTFLHKQVWDLKGTPKDKYPLLLHYHPLTLYRYQVCKQADAVLAHFLLEDEQDEAVIRASYHYYEGITTHDSSLSSCVFSIMASKLGEVDKAYDYFIETARMDLDNTHGNTKDGLHMANMGGTWMAIVFGFAGLRIKDSGLSLAPVLPKQWDSYAFTIKYLNRQLSVTVDHNGTNVQLLAGEELKIRISGEEVHLTAPDAVR, from the coding sequence ATGTCTTGGACTATTCAATCCAACCAGTCAGAACACACGGCATTGCTTCAAGAGGAGAGCCTTTACTTCACCGGAAACGGTTATTTGGGGGTACGCGGTAACCTTGAGGAATATGAAGCTTCCGCTGCGGCAGCCGGTTCGATCCGCGGAACCTATTTGAATGCGTTTCACGATATAACGGATATTGCCTACGGGGAGAAGCTGAACGCTTTTCCCGAGACCCAGCAGAAGCTGGTTAATATTATGGACGCGCAGACCGTGCTGATTGATCTCGGCGAAGGGGATGCGAAGGAGCGTTTCTCCTTCCGGGAAGGCGAAATCGTCGAGTACCGCCGCACGCTGCACATGGATAAAGGCTACAGTGAGCGTTATATTCATTGGCGCTCTCCGCAGGGTAAGGAGCTTAAGCTGATCTTCAAACGGCTCGTCTCCTTCAAGCGGAAGGAATTATTTATTCAGGAAATCTCGCTTGAGCCTGTTAACTTTAAAGGCAATGTGACGGTCACATCTCTGCTCCGCGGGGATGTCACGAACTTCACAGACCCGGATGATCCGCGGGTCGGCTCCGGTCATGCGAAGCTGCTGCGGGTTACGGCAGCGGAGACAGACGGGGAGACGGCCGGGATGGAGGCTGAAACGCTGCGTTCCGGGCTTAAAGCCGCCTGCGTCTCCAACTGCCGTGTTAATCTGGAACACCGCTCCGAAATGTCCCGCACGGATGAGGATGTCATGACGGTAATCCGCTTCAGTCTGCTGGAGAAGGCTGTCATTACGAAGCTGAGTGTGTTCACAGATACACTGCGGCATGGCGAAGCGCCTTTGCAGACCGCTTATGAGATAAGCCGCGGGCTGTCCGGTTTGTCCTTTCAGGAAGCTGCCCGGGAGCAGTGTGAATATCTGGAGGATTTCTGGCAGCATGCCGATATTCAAATCGGGGGTGACCAGGCGCTTCAGGAGGGCATCCGCTTCAATCTGTTCCATCTGCTCCAATCGGCAGGCCGCGACCGCTACTCCAATATCGCAGCCAAGGGCCTGTCCGGAGAAGGCTACGAAGGGCATTATTTCTGGGATACAGAAATATATATGCTGCCAGTCTTCCTGATGACCCATCCGGAGATTGCCAGATCACTGCTGCTGTACCGGTATTCGCTGCTGGACAGCGCCCGGATGCGCGCCCGGGAAATGGGACATGCCCAAGGGGCTTTGTTCCCGTGGCGGACGATTTCAGGCGGCGAATGCTCCTCCTACTTCCCGGCAGGAACTGCACAATATCATATCAGTGCAGACATTGCCTACAGCTTTGTCCAGTATTATATGGTCACCGGGGATTCCGAATTCATCGAGCGTTACGGAGCTGAGCTTCTGGCAGAGACCGCGAGGCTATGGATCGATGTTGGTCACTACCAAGATGGGAAGTTCAAGATTGATGCGGTAACCGGGCCGGACGAATATACTGCCATTGTGAATAATAACTACTATACGAATGTGATGGCTAAGCATAATCTCAAGTGGGCCGCCCGTGTGACGGCTGAAATGAAGGAGCGTTCGCCTGAGGCGCTGAAAGGGCTGACTGCGAAGCTGGGAATTACGGAAGAGGAGACCGGTGAATGGCGGACAGCCGCTGAACGGATGTATTTGCCGTATGATCCGGAGCTGGGAATCAGTCCCCAGGACGATACCTTCCTGCACAAGCAGGTATGGGATTTGAAAGGGACACCGAAGGACAAGTATCCGCTGCTGCTGCATTACCACCCGCTGACCTTATACCGTTACCAGGTATGCAAGCAGGCTGACGCGGTGCTCGCGCACTTCCTGCTCGAAGATGAACAGGACGAAGCAGTCATCCGGGCTTCCTATCATTATTATGAGGGGATTACGACTCATGACTCCTCCTTGTCCTCCTGTGTCTTCAGTATTATGGCCTCCAAGCTCGGTGAAGTGGACAAGGCGTATGATTATTTCATTGAGACGGCGAGAATGGACCTGGACAACACCCATGGCAATACTAAGGACGGTCTCCATATGGCTAATATGGGCGGGACCTGGATGGCGATTGTGTTCGGGTTTGCCGGGCTCCGCATCAAGGACAGCGGGCTGTCGCTGGCACCGGTTCTGCCCAAGCAGTGGGATTCGTATGCATTCACTATCAAGTACCTGAACAGACAGCTGTCCGTCACTGTTGATCACAATGGGACGAACGTCCAGCTGCTGGCCGGTGAAGAATTGAAAATTCGCATATCCGGGGAGGAAGTCCATTTAACTGCACCGGATGCAGTCCGTTGA
- a CDS encoding serine hydrolase domain-containing protein, whose protein sequence is MLDSITAQRLKQALSASISKHEIAGASLMLIKDGNEVFYHEDGYADVEAGRRMSRDAAFRLYSMTKPVTAAAVMLLLERGEIDLFDPVSRYLPGFKNQQVEKNGELVPVTREIVLHDLLNMTSGLVYGGTDKAGEHTEALFRELDSRLHGDNPMSTLEFANKLGEGPLSFDPGTSWQYGTSADVLGAVVEVVSGMSYGEFLQQEIFGPLQMKDTGFWMPEDQRHRLAKVYQDDGEGGLKPYAESHLGVDHQMNQAPAFESGGAGLVSTIEDAARFTTMLMNQGSLNGVQVLRPRTVQYMTSARLTAWQQQGFNPWHSLQGYSYGNQMRVMTDPGQAGGLGGQGEYGWDGWLGAYFANCPQEGLTILFMIQKKDAGTMPVTRKLRNIIFSSL, encoded by the coding sequence ATGTTGGATTCGATAACTGCACAACGCTTGAAGCAGGCGCTGAGCGCAAGCATCAGCAAGCATGAGATCGCCGGTGCGAGCCTCATGCTGATCAAGGACGGGAATGAAGTATTCTACCACGAAGACGGCTATGCCGATGTGGAAGCCGGACGCCGGATGTCCCGGGATGCAGCCTTCCGCTTATACTCGATGACCAAGCCGGTTACCGCTGCGGCTGTGATGCTGCTGCTGGAGCGCGGGGAGATTGATCTGTTCGATCCGGTCAGCCGCTATCTTCCGGGATTCAAGAACCAGCAGGTGGAGAAGAACGGCGAACTGGTGCCGGTTACGCGGGAAATCGTGCTTCACGACCTGTTGAACATGACCTCAGGGCTGGTCTATGGAGGAACGGACAAGGCTGGTGAGCATACGGAGGCATTATTCCGCGAGCTGGACAGCCGCCTGCACGGGGACAATCCGATGAGCACTCTTGAATTCGCTAACAAGCTGGGGGAAGGACCGCTGTCCTTCGACCCGGGGACCTCCTGGCAGTACGGCACTTCCGCAGATGTGCTCGGCGCGGTGGTCGAGGTGGTCAGCGGCATGAGCTACGGGGAATTCCTGCAGCAGGAAATTTTCGGCCCGCTGCAGATGAAGGATACGGGCTTCTGGATGCCGGAGGACCAGAGACATCGCCTGGCGAAGGTCTACCAGGATGACGGCGAGGGCGGCTTGAAGCCGTACGCAGAGAGTCACCTGGGCGTAGACCACCAGATGAATCAGGCACCGGCCTTTGAATCAGGCGGAGCCGGGCTGGTCTCCACCATTGAGGATGCCGCCAGATTCACCACGATGCTCATGAATCAGGGCAGCTTGAACGGTGTTCAAGTGCTGCGTCCCCGCACGGTGCAATATATGACCTCCGCCCGCTTGACCGCCTGGCAGCAGCAGGGCTTCAACCCCTGGCATTCGCTCCAGGGCTACAGCTACGGCAACCAGATGCGCGTCATGACCGATCCCGGCCAAGCCGGGGGACTTGGCGGCCAAGGCGAATACGGCTGGGATGGCTGGCTGGGGGCTTATTTTGCCAACTGTCCGCAGGAAGGGCTCACCATCCTGTTCATGATCCAGAAGAAGGATGCGGGTACTATGCCGGTTACACGTAAGCTGCGCAATATTATTTTCAGCAGCTTGTAA
- a CDS encoding glycerophosphodiester phosphodiesterase family protein — protein sequence MMRIFRHKGYFIGVHIVMCISLLATLYAYSPAIRVKVKEIIEPADKVYTIAHRGASGYAPENTMPAFELAAQMKADSIELDVHLTKDQIPVVIHDETVNRTTDGKGYVKNMTLEQLRQLDAGSWFNQAYPMFARDLYTGLTIPTLDEVFDKFGSDINYMIEIKEPVTDFNIEAILNETIKTHRLEKVVAIHSFSAASLKRFHSINPDIPLYQLVWNDYAATRVTQSYLDNVKTYAAGISPNFQGISASYVAQVKRAGLKIIPYTVNYQLNMDKAYSWGVDGVHTNYPDRFLEVIATNRENARW from the coding sequence ATGATGAGGATTTTCAGACATAAGGGTTATTTTATCGGCGTGCATATTGTGATGTGTATCTCTTTGCTCGCAACACTGTATGCGTATTCTCCGGCGATCAGAGTGAAGGTGAAGGAGATCATCGAGCCTGCGGACAAGGTCTATACGATTGCCCACCGGGGCGCGTCCGGTTATGCTCCGGAGAACACGATGCCCGCCTTCGAGCTGGCCGCCCAAATGAAGGCCGATTCTATCGAGCTGGATGTTCACTTAACCAAGGATCAGATTCCGGTAGTCATTCATGATGAGACGGTCAACCGCACTACAGACGGCAAGGGCTACGTCAAGAACATGACCCTGGAGCAGCTCAGGCAGCTGGACGCCGGCTCTTGGTTCAATCAGGCCTACCCGATGTTCGCCAGAGACCTGTACACTGGGCTTACCATTCCTACCCTGGATGAAGTATTCGACAAGTTCGGCAGTGACATCAACTACATGATCGAGATCAAGGAGCCTGTTACGGATTTTAATATAGAAGCGATTCTGAACGAAACGATTAAGACTCACCGCCTGGAAAAGGTAGTGGCCATTCACTCCTTCAGCGCAGCCAGCCTAAAAAGGTTCCATTCCATTAACCCGGATATTCCGTTATATCAGCTGGTCTGGAACGATTATGCCGCGACTAGAGTCACCCAGTCTTACCTGGATAACGTCAAAACGTATGCCGCCGGAATCAGCCCGAACTTCCAGGGCATCAGCGCATCGTATGTGGCTCAGGTCAAGCGGGCGGGGCTGAAGATTATCCCTTATACGGTCAATTACCAGCTCAATATGGATAAAGCCTATTCCTGGGGCGTGGACGGCGTGCATACCAATTATCCCGACCGCTTCCTGGAGGTCATTGCTACGAACCGGGAGAATGCCCGGTGGTAG
- the pgmB gene encoding beta-phosphoglucomutase → MADTRIEAVVFDLDGVITDTARFHYAAWKQLAGQLGITIDEAFNERLKGVSRMDSLEEILREGGQQDRFSLEEKEQLASEKNEQYCRLLTQLTPEDVLPGIPEFIASIKAAGIPVGLASVSRNAGTVLESLQLGPVFDYIADAALIRNSKPDPEIFLTACAGLGADPRYSIGVEDAPAGIQAINASGMFAVGVGKQLPGADYLVQSTDQLCWEEIRDCFFQTLLP, encoded by the coding sequence ATGGCTGACACAAGGATAGAGGCGGTTGTATTTGACCTGGACGGCGTCATTACGGATACAGCCCGGTTTCATTATGCGGCATGGAAGCAGCTTGCCGGACAATTGGGCATCACGATTGACGAAGCGTTCAATGAACGGCTGAAGGGCGTCAGCCGGATGGATTCCCTGGAGGAGATTCTGCGTGAAGGGGGCCAACAGGACCGCTTTTCCCTGGAAGAGAAGGAGCAGCTTGCGTCTGAGAAAAATGAGCAATACTGCCGGCTGCTCACACAGCTCACACCGGAGGATGTGCTGCCGGGCATCCCGGAATTCATTGCCTCGATCAAGGCTGCCGGGATTCCGGTCGGACTGGCTTCGGTTTCCAGGAATGCCGGAACCGTGCTGGAGTCTCTGCAGCTGGGGCCAGTGTTTGATTATATTGCAGATGCGGCGCTAATCAGGAATTCCAAGCCTGACCCGGAAATTTTCCTGACTGCTTGCGCAGGTCTCGGGGCGGACCCCCGCTATTCAATCGGAGTCGAGGATGCTCCGGCAGGCATCCAGGCGATCAACGCCAGCGGGATGTTCGCCGTCGGTGTCGGGAAGCAGCTGCCAGGAGCCGACTACCTGGTCCAGTCGACAGACCAGCTGTGCTGGGAGGAGATCAGGGATTGCTTTTTCCAGACCCTGCTGCCGTAA
- a CDS encoding iron ABC transporter permease, whose amino-acid sequence MKPTALIMYGLIAWFVIAFLIYPNLNIYYEIFFADGKFSFEAIEKLMRSERAMKSLYNSFLLACSLVVTVNVVGIFLVLVVDYFDIKGAKLLRLGYFTTLIYSGVVLVSGYKLIYGETGFMTRLLSGIFPGFDTTWFHGYWAVLFVMTFACTSNHVLFLSNAIRKVDYQTVEAARNMGASTFYILWRVVFPVLKPTIFALTILVFLTGLAATSAPLILGGTDFQTITPMILTFSKSVTSRNLAALLALILGIATLILLTIMIRFERKGNFMSVSKVKSELVKQKINHTAGNIATHLIAYFVFLIYAIPVVLIVLFSFTNAQAIYSGTLSFSSFSLDNYIRVFSSLSAFKPYLVSICYAAAASVTVVTIALMASRILHKYKNGWSAALEYALLIPWILPSTLIAIGLIVTFGVPRWIVGNSVLVGTIWMLFLAYVIVHIPFTLRMVKASFFSIDSSLEDAARNLGAKPFYTFRRVLLPIVLPSTLAVLALNFNGILADYDVTVFLYHPLFEPLGIVVKNSTDPQALGDAKALTLVYTVILMIMSTLTLYFVYGRRSRS is encoded by the coding sequence ATGAAGCCGACAGCCCTGATTATGTACGGGCTGATCGCCTGGTTCGTCATCGCCTTTCTGATCTACCCCAACCTGAATATTTATTATGAAATTTTCTTTGCTGACGGCAAATTCTCGTTTGAAGCGATCGAGAAGCTGATGCGGTCGGAACGGGCGATGAAAAGCTTGTACAACAGCTTCCTGCTGGCCTGCTCCCTGGTCGTTACGGTAAATGTCGTAGGCATCTTTCTCGTTCTCGTCGTCGATTACTTTGACATCAAAGGTGCGAAGCTGCTGCGGCTCGGCTACTTCACGACGCTGATCTACAGCGGTGTCGTTCTGGTCTCCGGCTACAAGCTGATTTACGGGGAGACAGGCTTCATGACCAGGCTGCTGTCGGGAATCTTTCCGGGCTTTGACACAACATGGTTTCACGGCTACTGGGCGGTCCTGTTCGTCATGACGTTTGCCTGTACCTCCAATCACGTACTGTTTCTTAGCAACGCCATCCGCAAGGTGGATTACCAGACGGTAGAAGCTGCAAGGAATATGGGCGCATCCACCTTCTATATTTTATGGCGCGTGGTTTTTCCTGTCCTGAAGCCTACCATTTTTGCACTCACGATTCTCGTCTTCCTGACAGGGCTTGCGGCGACATCGGCCCCGCTGATTCTGGGCGGTACTGATTTTCAGACCATTACACCGATGATTTTAACCTTTTCCAAAAGCGTAACCTCCCGGAATCTGGCCGCCCTGCTGGCGCTAATTCTGGGGATTGCGACCCTGATTCTGCTGACCATCATGATCCGCTTTGAGCGTAAAGGCAATTTCATGTCGGTCTCCAAGGTCAAATCAGAGCTGGTTAAGCAGAAAATCAATCATACAGCGGGCAACATCGCCACACATCTTATCGCGTACTTTGTCTTTTTGATTTATGCGATTCCGGTTGTGCTGATCGTGCTGTTCTCCTTCACCAATGCCCAGGCGATTTATTCGGGAACCTTGTCCTTCAGCAGCTTCAGTCTGGATAATTATATCCGCGTGTTCTCCAGCCTGTCGGCGTTCAAGCCTTATCTGGTCAGCATCTGCTATGCAGCAGCGGCCTCGGTCACCGTTGTGACGATTGCCCTGATGGCTTCGCGGATTCTGCATAAATACAAAAACGGCTGGTCCGCCGCCCTGGAGTATGCCCTGCTGATCCCGTGGATTCTGCCTTCCACGCTGATTGCCATCGGGCTGATTGTGACGTTCGGAGTACCCCGGTGGATTGTCGGCAATTCCGTGCTTGTCGGGACGATCTGGATGCTGTTCCTGGCTTATGTCATTGTCCATATTCCGTTTACACTGCGGATGGTAAAAGCCTCCTTCTTCAGCATAGACAGCAGTCTGGAGGATGCAGCCCGCAATCTTGGCGCGAAGCCGTTCTATACGTTCCGCAGAGTGCTGCTGCCGATCGTGCTTCCGTCAACGCTGGCCGTGCTGGCCCTGAACTTTAACGGAATCCTGGCCGACTATGATGTCACGGTGTTCCTGTACCATCCGCTGTTCGAGCCGCTCGGGATTGTAGTCAAGAACAGCACGGACCCGCAGGCGTTGGGCGACGCGAAAGCGCTGACGCTCGTATACACGGTGATCCTCATGATCATGTCCACCCTGACGCTCTACTTTGTATATGGAAGAAGAAGCAGAAGCTGA